From Chryseobacterium shandongense, the proteins below share one genomic window:
- a CDS encoding phosphatase PAP2 family protein produces MWTYVKKNSILILLLKFSLSIYAQDSLSLQKTAQQDSLIIRDDTLDYKKLIVPVSLISAGAIGFTIPEIKKFDYDVRREVNDHTLNNSKLDNYTLFVPAALVYGLNIAGVRGKHNLKDRTIILATSQAILLAIVIPSKSLIGRERPDQSNYMSFPSGHAAIAFSTAQFMFREYRDSNYWISLSGYPFAIFTSVYRIINNKHWVTDVLSGAGIGIFSTEIAYWLYPKIKTLFKSKNEKTLSMISPYFQKSYQQKSLGLNYQLFF; encoded by the coding sequence ATGTGGACTTATGTAAAAAAAAACTCAATACTAATCCTTTTACTGAAATTCTCTCTAAGTATTTATGCTCAGGATAGTTTGTCATTGCAAAAAACTGCTCAACAAGATTCTTTAATAATAAGAGATGATACTTTGGATTATAAAAAACTTATTGTTCCGGTTAGCTTGATATCGGCAGGTGCAATTGGTTTTACAATTCCTGAAATCAAAAAGTTTGATTATGATGTGAGAAGGGAGGTAAACGATCATACATTAAACAATTCAAAATTAGACAACTATACCTTATTTGTACCAGCTGCGCTCGTTTATGGTTTAAACATAGCGGGTGTTCGAGGGAAACATAACTTAAAAGATCGAACGATCATTTTAGCAACATCACAAGCTATCTTATTGGCAATAGTTATTCCTTCAAAATCATTGATCGGCAGGGAGCGGCCTGATCAATCAAATTATATGTCATTTCCCTCAGGTCATGCAGCGATCGCATTTTCAACTGCACAGTTTATGTTCAGAGAATATAGGGACAGCAATTATTGGATCAGTCTGTCAGGATATCCGTTTGCCATTTTTACTAGTGTGTACAGAATCATCAATAATAAGCATTGGGTTACAGATGTCCTGTCTGGTGCTGGTATCGGAATTTTTTCTACTGAGATAGCATATTGGTTATATCCAAAGATCAAAACTTTATTTAAAAGTAAGAATGAAAAAACATTATCTATGATTTCTCCTTATTTCCAGAAGAGTTATCAGCAGAAAAGTTTGGGTTTGAATTACCAGCTATTTTTTTAA
- a CDS encoding QcrA and Rieske domain-containing protein: MDRLEFLKKCSLVCLGFTAIPPILSGCISNKMISGAIKDDYIILPLEDFMDTKYPDKKLSYVIIQNESLKYPICVFRFSETEYEALWMQCTHQGSQLQVFGDKLQCPAHGSEFSNQGLVQNGPADQTLRKFPVYIESDFLKISLKKPV, from the coding sequence ATGGACAGACTTGAATTTCTCAAAAAATGCAGTTTGGTCTGTTTAGGCTTTACTGCAATTCCTCCCATTCTTTCAGGGTGTATAAGCAATAAAATGATTTCAGGAGCGATTAAAGACGATTATATCATATTGCCTTTGGAGGATTTTATGGATACAAAATATCCTGACAAAAAATTATCCTATGTAATTATTCAAAATGAATCTCTCAAATATCCCATTTGTGTATTTCGTTTTTCGGAAACTGAGTATGAAGCATTATGGATGCAATGTACCCATCAGGGTAGCCAGTTACAAGTATTTGGAGATAAGCTACAGTGTCCTGCACATGGTAGTGAATTTTCCAACCAAGGTTTAGTACAAAACGGTCCTGCTGATCAGACCTTAAGAAAATTTCCAGTATACATAGAATCGGATTTTTTGAAAATTTCTTTAAAAAAACCGGTATGA
- a CDS encoding di-heme oxidoredictase family protein has product MSKRYIPIIIIFYLLFLIVQACDKLQPEAIDESELLDGSIVGLSYAENQQFLRGDIAFNDETFTVGKGLGPTFVATSCGSCHAGDGKGTPFTTLIRFGQTDETGNLFLLLGGPQLQNRAIPGYTPEAIPPGATFSKFTPPANTGLGFIELVSDMDILAMADPCDTNNDGISGVPNYIDLPAYQAPFFFAVTKGGKYIGRFGKKASTYSLLQQTVNAYNQDMGITSTFNPHDVYSGMNVDPEVSDKTIADVVFYLRTLKTPIQRDAENSIIKQGQTIFSQISCNKCHVPELKTSSSSISPLSNKKFYPYTDLLLHDMGASLDDNYTEGTAKTYEWRTPALWGLGLSPKSQGGQYFLMHDGRAKSIEEAIQLHGGEAATSRTNYTQLPVQEKEAIIKFLKSL; this is encoded by the coding sequence GTGAGCAAGAGATATATACCTATTATTATAATTTTCTATCTTCTTTTTCTGATCGTACAAGCTTGTGATAAACTTCAGCCTGAAGCGATAGATGAGAGTGAATTACTTGATGGCTCCATTGTGGGGTTATCATATGCTGAAAACCAACAATTTTTGCGAGGGGATATCGCCTTTAACGATGAAACCTTCACGGTCGGGAAAGGTCTTGGTCCAACCTTCGTGGCAACAAGTTGTGGAAGCTGTCATGCTGGTGATGGAAAAGGGACTCCCTTTACTACTCTTATACGTTTTGGACAGACTGACGAAACAGGAAATTTATTTTTGCTTTTAGGTGGTCCTCAATTGCAAAATAGGGCGATACCAGGTTATACTCCGGAAGCAATTCCTCCCGGAGCAACATTTTCTAAATTTACTCCGCCTGCCAATACCGGATTAGGTTTTATTGAATTGGTTTCTGATATGGATATTTTGGCAATGGCTGACCCTTGTGATACAAATAATGATGGCATCTCAGGAGTCCCCAATTATATTGATCTTCCGGCATATCAAGCACCATTCTTCTTTGCTGTAACAAAAGGAGGGAAGTATATCGGAAGATTTGGTAAAAAGGCATCCACATACAGTTTACTACAACAAACCGTTAATGCTTACAATCAAGATATGGGCATTACTTCAACTTTTAATCCTCACGATGTTTATTCAGGAATGAATGTTGATCCCGAAGTTTCTGATAAGACCATCGCAGATGTTGTATTTTATCTTCGTACATTGAAAACACCTATTCAGCGAGACGCAGAAAATAGTATCATTAAACAAGGTCAGACTATATTTTCTCAGATAAGTTGTAATAAATGTCATGTCCCGGAACTGAAAACTTCATCCTCCTCAATTTCACCATTATCCAATAAAAAGTTTTATCCGTACACAGACTTATTACTTCATGATATGGGTGCTTCTTTGGATGACAACTATACGGAAGGCACTGCGAAAACTTATGAATGGCGTACGCCTGCACTGTGGGGGTTAGGTTTATCTCCAAAATCACAAGGCGGTCAATACTTCTTAATGCATGATGGCAGGGCAAAAAGTATAGAAGAAGCAATACAGCTTCACGGGGGAGAGGCTGCAACCAGCAGAACCAATTACACTCAATTACCAGTCCAAGAAAAAGAAGCTATTATTAAATTTTTGAAATCCTTATAA
- a CDS encoding helix-turn-helix domain-containing protein gives MGERKFLELKLKNLISKSGLKLINFYFREMEGIDIYSARLGEVSLYYDEKKYSYNEIKMIFEEEFGFEVIHNPELQIIEKIKIAVIELIFFANNMNSLIRNSDYISQKLQLPYDKLTRIFSAITGKTLEQYILMVKIEKIKSLLLQEEYTVSEISYMMGYSTVQYLSNQFKKSTGKTISEYKKDRQPKPVPLEEIL, from the coding sequence ATGGGTGAAAGAAAATTTCTGGAGCTGAAACTTAAAAACCTGATTTCTAAAAGCGGACTTAAATTAATCAACTTCTATTTTAGAGAAATGGAAGGAATTGATATTTATAGTGCAAGGTTGGGAGAGGTATCGCTTTATTATGATGAGAAAAAATATTCCTATAATGAAATCAAAATGATTTTTGAGGAAGAATTTGGCTTCGAAGTTATTCATAATCCAGAATTGCAAATTATAGAAAAAATAAAAATCGCAGTTATTGAGCTTATTTTTTTTGCCAATAATATGAATTCTCTTATACGAAATTCAGATTATATAAGCCAGAAACTGCAGCTTCCTTATGACAAACTTACCCGGATTTTTTCAGCCATCACAGGGAAAACTTTGGAGCAGTATATCCTTATGGTGAAAATTGAAAAGATCAAAAGCCTCCTTCTGCAGGAAGAATATACCGTAAGCGAAATTTCTTATATGATGGGGTATAGTACTGTGCAGTATCTCAGCAATCAGTTTAAGAAATCCACCGGTAAAACAATATCAGAGTATAAAAAAGACAGACAACCCAAGCCGGTTCCTTTAGAAGAAATTCTTTAA
- a CDS encoding PqqD family protein, giving the protein MNIKKNIAVSESGFLFNPTSGDSFSLNTIGSEIIRLMKEHKKPEEVIEAIVSEYEVDSSTVEKDLYDFFSVLKNYKLAENGK; this is encoded by the coding sequence ATGAATATAAAAAAGAACATTGCCGTTAGCGAAAGCGGGTTTTTGTTTAACCCAACTTCAGGAGATTCATTTTCACTCAATACCATAGGAAGTGAAATTATACGTCTTATGAAAGAGCATAAAAAACCTGAAGAGGTTATTGAAGCTATTGTTTCTGAATATGAAGTAGACAGTAGCACAGTTGAAAAAGACCTTTATGATTTTTTCTCTGTTCTGAAAAATTATAAACTTGCAGAAAATGGCAAATAA
- a CDS encoding ATP-grasp domain-containing protein, producing the protein MANKKPTYCIAVTGLNAIDSPGPGFAVIRSLKEAETFNVRIIGLSYESLEPVIYLRDYVDKVYQIPLPNAGQEVLMDRLEYINSIENLDFLFPNFDAELFNFIKLEQKLDEELGIKMVLPSLEQFEARHKVNLYEYGIKYGLDVPKASMIYSTTEIPAISEKIGYPMVVKGKFYDAKVAYNLDQAKEAFGKISAQWGLPIIIQEFVHGTELNVCGIGDGDGNLLGAVPMRKLYITDKGKAWAGVSLDEEKLLKITRNMVKNTKWRGPFELEFIKSIDEDDNETYHLLEINPRFPAWCYLTTGCGQNQTEILVNMRMKRKYKKMSEYKIGKMFIRYSYDNIVNIEDFEKISTLGEL; encoded by the coding sequence ATGGCAAATAAAAAACCCACCTATTGTATTGCAGTCACCGGGCTCAATGCAATTGATTCTCCGGGGCCAGGTTTTGCTGTGATACGAAGTCTTAAAGAAGCGGAAACTTTTAATGTCAGAATTATCGGCCTTAGTTATGAATCCCTGGAACCCGTAATATACTTAAGGGATTATGTAGATAAAGTGTACCAGATTCCTTTACCTAACGCGGGACAGGAAGTGCTGATGGACAGGTTGGAATACATCAATTCTATTGAAAACCTGGATTTTTTATTTCCAAATTTTGATGCAGAGCTTTTTAATTTCATCAAATTGGAACAGAAGCTTGATGAAGAACTGGGGATAAAAATGGTACTTCCTTCCCTGGAACAGTTTGAAGCAAGACATAAAGTAAATTTATACGAATACGGAATCAAATACGGATTGGATGTTCCAAAAGCATCCATGATTTATTCCACTACAGAGATTCCGGCCATTTCAGAAAAGATAGGATATCCCATGGTGGTAAAAGGGAAGTTTTATGATGCTAAAGTAGCTTATAATCTCGATCAGGCGAAAGAAGCATTTGGAAAAATCTCTGCACAATGGGGACTTCCTATCATCATTCAGGAATTTGTACACGGTACGGAACTCAATGTCTGCGGAATTGGAGATGGAGACGGAAATCTCTTGGGAGCAGTACCTATGAGGAAACTATACATTACCGATAAAGGAAAAGCTTGGGCTGGAGTTTCTCTCGATGAAGAAAAGCTTCTTAAAATTACCCGGAATATGGTGAAAAATACCAAATGGAGAGGACCTTTCGAGCTGGAATTTATAAAATCTATTGATGAGGATGACAACGAAACTTATCATCTTTTGGAAATTAATCCCAGGTTTCCGGCCTGGTGTTATCTCACTACAGGATGTGGACAGAACCAGACAGAAATTCTTGTCAACATGAGAATGAAAAGAAAATATAAAAAAATGTCTGAATATAAAATTGGAAAAATGTTCATCAGATATTCTTATGACAACATTGTGAACATAGAAGATTTTGAGAAAATAAGCACATTAGGCGAACTGTAA